The Sphingopyxis sp. YR583 DNA segment CGCCCTCAATCAGGAAAGAAACGATGAGCGTAGCCTTTCGCCGCGAAAGCGACGACGAACATAAGGAACCCGAGTTCGAGCTGCCGATCCCGGTCGGCGCGAACTTGGTGACGCCGCGCGGCGCCCGCCTGCTCGGCGAAGAGGTCGCGCGCCTCGAAATGGCGATTGCCGCGACAGCGGACGAGGATGCGCGCAAGAAATTGCAGCGCCGTCTGCGCTATTTCCACACCCGGCAGGCAACCGCCGAAGTGCAGACGCCCCCGGCCGACGCCAGCGCTGGCATCGGGAGCCGCGTAACGTACCGGCTGAACAAGGCCGAAAAGACGATCACCATCGTCGGCGGCGACGAGGCCGATCCGGCGCGCGGCCACATCGCCTTTTCCGCCCCGCTCGCGCGGGCGCTGATGGGCGCCGAGGCAGGCGAGAGCGTCGAATATCAGGACCGCGAGGATGCCATCGCAATCCTCGCCGTCGAAGCCGATCCGGAGACGCAGGCATGAAAGACAAGTTCGAACGCCACAAACAGCCATGGACCGCCGCCGAGATCGACAAACTCCATACGCTCGCAAAAAAGGGCATGGCGTTAAAAGCCATTGCCAAGGCGCTGACGCGCAGCGAGGAATCGGTGAAGGTTCGCGCCAAGGCCGACGGCCTGTCGATCGCAAAGCTGCACTGATCCACCATGCCCACCACCGAATTTG contains these protein-coding regions:
- a CDS encoding GreA/GreB family elongation factor codes for the protein MSVAFRRESDDEHKEPEFELPIPVGANLVTPRGARLLGEEVARLEMAIAATADEDARKKLQRRLRYFHTRQATAEVQTPPADASAGIGSRVTYRLNKAEKTITIVGGDEADPARGHIAFSAPLARALMGAEAGESVEYQDREDAIAILAVEADPETQA